In Silene latifolia isolate original U9 population chromosome X, ASM4854445v1, whole genome shotgun sequence, the following proteins share a genomic window:
- the LOC141623199 gene encoding cyclin-dependent kinase inhibitor 6-like codes for MGRYVRKFAENEKVVDMKIRTRAMAKRMKISVASTTSSCNVYNLRSRRCQRRSSFASCRRTETTSSEDTINQTSPSTGSEVIVISSEFPPVSCSSSNITAGTANSSEIAGNHQVESNSEASSKFVGCSLTSRSVEMKKIEEAEIDSLNHSERKSRVQINRLMMPLQSEIDEFFSSAEKDLQKRFSDKYNFDVVKDVPLEGRYEWVQITP; via the exons atGGGAAGGTATGTGAGAAAATTTGCGGAGAATGAAAAAGTTGTTGATATGAAGATTCGAACTCGAGCCATGGCGAAAAGAATGAAAATTTCAGTGGCTTCAACGACGTCGTCTTGTAATGTCTACAATCTAAGAAGTCGTCGTTGTCAACGTCGTAGTAGTTTTGCGAGCTGTCGTCGGACTGAAACAACGTCGTCTGAGGACACTATCAATCAAACTTCTCCGAGTACTGGAAGTGAAGTTATTGTGATTAGTTCGGAATTTCCACCTGTTTCATGTTCTTCAAGCAATATTACGGCGGGGACGGCGAATTCGAGTGAAATTGCTGGAAATCATCAG GTTGAGAGTAATAGTGAAGCGTCGTCCAAATTTGTCGGCTGTAGTTTAACATCAAG GAGTGTTGAGATGAAGAAGATTGAAGAAGCAGAAATCGACAGTTTAAATCATTCGGAGAGGAAATCAAGAGTCCAGATTAATCGATTGATGATGCCGTTGCAGTCTGAAATCGACGAGTTTTTCTCCTCTGCTGAAAAAGACCTCCAAAAACGCTTCTCTGACAA GTACAATTTCGACGTAGTTAAGGATGTGCCTTTAGAAGGTCGATACGAGTGGGTTCAAATAACGCCATAA